In Cinclus cinclus chromosome 13, bCinCin1.1, whole genome shotgun sequence, a genomic segment contains:
- the ULK3 gene encoding serine/threonine-protein kinase ULK3: protein MLLGWGHGAWLVSRVKVCGRGLGRGAPGRRKRLLGPECRDRGSGGAMAGPGWAPPRLDEFILTEPLGSGTYATVYKAYRKRDTREVVAIKCVNKRSLNRASVENLLTEIEILKTIRHPNIVELKDFQWDGDHIYLIMEFCAGGDLSRFIRTRRMLPEKVARVFLQQLACALKFLHDHNISHLDLKPQNILLSAPENPQLKLADFGFAQYMSPWDEKHVLRGSPLYMAPEMVCRQHYDARADLWSVGVILYEALFGKPPFASRSFAELEEKIRSDRAVELPSRPQLSLECRDLLGQLLERDPRKRISFECFFAHPFVDMEHIPGPESLGKATDLVMEAVRKDQEGDAKAAFSLYRKALEYFVPALHYESDARRKEAIRAKVRQYISRAEELKVLVTSSNRNLLEKGNTARELLKEMAKDKPRLCAALQVASAAVAKEEEGRDDSDALELYQQSLGELLLLLAAEPAGRCRELLHVEIQTLMARAEYLKDQIKMREAQSMGKEALAESVRSASSTHCTGPAQPYLPASHCWSTGNEAFLS, encoded by the exons atgctgctggggtgggggcatgGGGCGTGGCTTGTTTCGCGGGTAAAAGTCTGTGGGCGTGGCCTGGGCCGTGGCGCGCCGGGAAGGCGGAAGCGGCTCCTGGGCCCCGAGTGCCGGGACCGGGGGTCCGGAGGGGCCATGGCCGGGCCCGGCTGGGCCCCGCCGCGCCTCGACGAATTCATCCTCACCGAGCCCCTCGGCTCCGGCACCTACGCCACCGTCTACAAGGCCTACAGGAAG AGGGACACGCGTGAGGTGGTGGCCATCAAGTGCGTCAACAAGAGGAGTCTGAACCGGGCATCGGTGGAGAACCTGCTGACAGAGATCGAAATCCTCAAGACCATCCGCCATCCCAACATCGTGGAGCTCAAAGACTTCCAG TGGGACGGTGACCACATCTACCTGATCATGGAGTTCTGTGCCGGGGGGGACCTGTCCCGCTTCATCCGGACCCGCCGGATGCTCCCCGAGAAGGTGGCACGTgtcttcctgcagcagctcg CCTGCGCCCTGAAGTTCCTCCACGACCACAACATCTCCCACCTGGACCTGAAACCGCAGAACATCCTCCTGAGCGCCCCGGAGAACCCCCAGCTGAAGCTGGCAG atTTCGGCTTTGCTCAGTACATGTCCCCGTGGGATGAGAAGCACGTGCTGCGTGGCTCCCCGCTCTACATGGCCCCCGAGATGGTGTGCCGGCAGCACTACGACGCCCGCGCCGACCTGTGGTCGGTGGGCGTCATCCTTTACG AAGCACTTTTTGGAAAGCCGCCCTTCGCTTCCCGCTCCTTCGCCGAGCTGGAGGAGAAGATCCGCAGCGACCGGGCTGTGGAG cttCCCAGCCGGCCCCAGCTGTCTCTGGAATGCCGGGATCtcctgggacagctgctggagagggaccCTCGGAAGCGCATCTCCTTCGAGTGCTTCTTTGCCCACCCCTTCGTGGACATGGAGCACATCCCCGGCCCCGAGAGCCTGGGCAAGGCG ACTGACCTGGTGATGGAGGCGGTGAGGAAGGATCAGGAGGGAGACGCCAAAGCTGCCTTCTCCCTCTACCGCAAAGCCCTAGAGTATTTTGTGCCAGCACTGCACT atGAAAGCGATGCACGGCGCAAAGAAGCCATCCGGGCCAAG GTGAGGCAGTACATCTCCCgagcagaggagctgaaggTGTTGGTCACCTCCAGCAACAGGAACCtcctggagaaaggaaacaCGGCCAGAGAGCTCCTTAAAG AGATGGCCAAGGACAAGCCTCGGCTCTGCGCGGCGCTGCAAGTGGCTTCAGCTGCCGTCGCCAAG gaggaggaaggcagggatgACAGTGACGCCCTGGAGCTGTACCAGCAGAGCttgggggagctgctgctgctcctggccg CGGAGCCAGCAGGGCGGTGCCGGGAGCTGCTCCATGTGGAG ATCCAGACCCTGATGGCGCGAGCCGAGTACCTGAAGGATCAGATCAAG ATGCGGGAGGCACAATCCATGGGCAAAGAGGCGCTGGCAGAGTCCGTCCGGAGCG CCTCCAGCACCCACTGCActggcccagcccagccatACCTCCCTGCCTCTCactgctggagcactgggaatgaggcttttctttcctga
- the CPLX3 gene encoding complexin-3 produces MAFMVKSMVGGQLKNLTGGLGGEEKSEGEKSPAEAQGMTREEYEEYQRQLVEEKMERDAQFAQRKAERATVRSHFRDKYRLPKNETDDNQIQLVGGDVELPKELAKMIEQDNEEEEEKNSVIGQLSNIQNLDLDSLKDKASATLEDLKQSAEKCSVM; encoded by the exons ATGGCGTTCATGGTGAAGAGTATGGTGGGCGGGCAGCTGAAGAACCTCACGGGAGGTCTGGGCGGCGAGGAGAAGAGCGAGGGCGAGAAATCTCCGGCCGAGGCGCAGGGCATGACCCGCGAGGAGTATGAGGAATATCAGAGGCAGCTGGTGGAGGAGAA GATGGAGAGAGATGCCCAGTTTGCCCAGCGCAAGGCGGAGAGAGCCACGGTCAGGTCCCACTTCCGAGACAAGTACAGGCTGCCCAAG AACGAGACGGATGACAACCAGATCCAGCTGGTGGGAGGTGACGTGGAGCTGCCCAAGGAGCTGGCCAAGATGATTGAGCAGGAcaacgaggaggaggaggagaagaactCGGTTATCGGCCAGCTCAGCAACATCCAGAACCTGGACCTTGATTCCTTGAAGGACAAAGCTTCGGCCACGCTAGAGGACCTGAAGCAATCGGCGGAGAAATGCTCCGTGATGTGa